Genomic DNA from Eleutherodactylus coqui strain aEleCoq1 chromosome 8, aEleCoq1.hap1, whole genome shotgun sequence:
gctgtattatagtagttatattcttgtacatagggggcagtattatagtagttatattcttgtacatagggggcggtattatagtagttatattcttgtacatagggggcggtattatagtagttatattcttgtacatagggggcggtattatagtagttatattcttgtacatagggggcggtattatagtagttatattcttgtacatagggggcagtattatagtagttatattcttgtacatagggggcagtattatagtagttatattcttgtacatacgagcagtattatagtagttatattcttgtacatagggagctgtattatagtagttatattcttgtacatagggggcagtattatagtagttatattcttgtacatagggggcagtattatagtagttatattcttgtacatagaagcagtattatagtagttatattcttgtacataggagcagtattatagtagttatattcttgtacataggggcagtattatagtagttatattcttgtacatagggggcagtattatagtagttatattcttgtacatagggggcggtattatagtagttatatttttgtacatagggggcagtattatagtagttatattcttgtacataggaggcagtattatagtagttatatccttgtacatagggggcggtattatagtagttatattcttgtacatagggggcagaattatagtagttatattcttgtacataggagcagtattatagtagttatattcttgtacatagggggcagtattatagtagttatattcttgtacatagggggcggtattatagtagttatatttttgtacatagggggcggtattatagtagttatattcttgtacatagggggcggtattatagtagttatattcttgtacataggagcagtattatagtagttatattcttgtacatagggagctgtattatagtagttatattcttgtacatagggggcagtattatagtagttatattcttgtacatagggggcggtattatagtagttatattcttgtacatagggggcagtattatagtagttacattcttgtacataggagcagtattatagtagttatattcttgtacatagggggcggtattatagtagttatattcttgtacatagggggcggtattatagtagttatattcttgtacatagggggcggtattatagtagttatattcttgtacatagggggcagtattatagtagttatattcttgtacatagggagctgtattatagtagttatattcttgtacatagggggcagtattatagtagttatattcttgtacatagaagcagtattatagtagttatattcttgtacataggagcagtattatagtagttatattcttgtacataggggcagtattatagtagttatattcttgtacatagggggcagtattatagcagttatattcttgtacatagggggcggtattatagtagttatatttttgtacatagggggcggtattatagtagttataatcttgtacatagggggcagaattatagtagttatattcttgtacataggagcagtattatagtagttatattcttgtacataggggcagtattatagtagttatattcttgtacatagggggcggtattatagtagttatatttttgtacatagggggcagtattatagtagttatattcttgtacatagggggcggtattatagtagttatattcttgtacataggagaagtattatagtagttatattcttgtacatagggagctgtattatagtagttatattcttgtacatagggggcagtattatagtagttatattcttgtacatagggggcggtattatagtagttctattcttgtacatagggggcggtattatagtagttatattcttgtacataggagaagtattatagtagttatattcttgtacatagggagctgtattatagtagttatattcttgtacatagggggcagtattatagtagttatattattgtacatagggagctgtattatagtagttatattcttgtacatagggggcagtattatagtagttatattcttgtacatagggggcggtattatagtagttatattcttgtacatagggggcagtattatagtagttatattcttgtacatagggggcggtattatagtagttatattcttgtacatagggggcggtattatagtagttatattcttgtacatagggggcagtattatagtagttatattcttgtacatagggggcagtattatagtagttatattcttgtacatagggagcagtattatagtagttatattcctgtatatatggggcagtattatagcagttatattctttttcatagggagcagtattatagtagttatattcttgtacatagggagcagtattatagtagttatattcttgtacatagggggcagtattatagtagttatattattgtgcatagggcacagtattatagtagttatattcttgtacatagggggcggtattatagtagttatattcttgtacatagggggcagtattatagtagttatattcttgtttatagaaggcagtattatagtagttatattcttatacatagggggcagtattgtagtagttgtaTTGTACATAGTTAGATTCTGCATATGTTTATGTGTAGCTAGCTTCTTTGAATGGGATGTGAACATACAGCACACACACTGTATTAGACTCTGATGCTGCCAGGTTATTGCCTCCATCATACACATAATATTCCTATACTATATAATAGTTATAATGTATATTACTGTAATTCTCTCTTTTACCTCTTCTCCTACATTCATACTTTATAAATTCTCCCTTATTTTCATACCTAAAAGTAACGTCTTCCCGTCTTTGCTCTTTTGTAGTTTGAATCCTTGCAGCAAGTTCTCGAAGTAGAAGGCTACTCGGACGCTGGTCATGGGACAGCCAATATGTCGAAAATACTCCTCCACCTGTCCTTTACTGTCAAAGTGAGGCACCTCCACCTTTCCCCCGGTGATCTTCTTTACATTTTCCAGCCCGCTGTAGACCACGAGTTCCAGATTCAGGCGTTTACAGAGATCCGCAACCAATTTTCCCTGGAGCACAAATAGGTTTTATACAATAGATAGAAGAATGAACTCATCCATCATGTTATCACTCAGCTTTTTTCTAGGCTCCTAAGAGGCAAATATGTCCCTTATACAGAGATATAACCCTGTTCCCATTCTGCTCTATAAAAGGGCTTGTTTACAGGAAGGTTGGGGAATACATCTGTGGAATGAGAGTGTTCATCCAACTACCTTATATGTTTTACGAGGTCCTGTAAATCATGACAGCCTCTTCGCATGACCTTCCCTCACATACCTGGATAACTTCTTTGTCTTTCTTAGACCCTTCAAAAGCATTGGTGACCACAAATGCTCCATAGGCTCCACACAGCGCGGTCTCCAGGCTTTTCTCATCATCCAGATCCGCGGACACGACCTCCGCTCCGGCCTTCTTAAGCTTCACAGCTGCAGGTTTACTGGTGTCTCGAGTCACTGCCCGGACCGCAAAGGTGCCATCTGCCAGGAGGGCATCAGCAACAGCGCCACCCTGAGCGCCTGCGGATAAAAGTGAACACACGAAAAAGGCGTAATTAAAAACATACTATTGTGTGGGCAGCCATTCGTATGAACTGCTGTGTTCAAGCGAATACATATGgcgtagttatactcttgtgccATCGAGGTTCAACTCTAGAAAACCACTGTAACCACTCATGTGAACAGGGATGTGTTATaaaagacactcattattgtactgctctccaccatgcttcactgctgcctgcagagacttattattgtactgctctccatcatgcttcactgctgcctgcagacactcattcttgtaccgctctccaccatgctttactgctgcctgcagatactcttTATTGTGCTGCTCACCACAATGCtttactgctgtctgcagacacttattattgtaccgctctccaccatgcttcactgctgcctgcagacactcattattgtaccactctccaccatgcttcattgctgcctgcagacactcattattgtaccgctctacaccatgcttcactgctgcctgcagacactcattattgtactgctctgcaccatgcttcactgctgcctgcagactctcattattgtaccgctctccaccatgcttcactgctgcctgcagacactcattattgtaccgctctcaaccatgctttactgctgtctgcagacactcattattatactgctctccaccatacttcactgctgcctgcagactaaTTATTGTActcctctccaccatgcttcactgctgcctgcagacactcattattgtaccaacCTAAAGAAGCAAAATGGTGTCACAGGGCGGTAATTATAAGTGATTCTCGGTGCTGCTGCAGGAGGAAGTGTGTGTACACCCGCAGCAGCACCTccacccttctcctctcctcttgtggaactaaagaggagaggtcaggggaggaagaagatcccggatgcacacactgccgtcactgTGTGCATCCACCACAGCGATGCAAAGGCATAACGGAAAAACTTCATTAAAGTCAAATGGATCCGTTCAGTGCAGTTCAGTTCCGTAAAAGAATGGATCCGCTCTGGCCAGGAATTCCGTTTCCTGCTCCTATGATGGAAAGGGAAAAGAGAATCCATAAACGCTGTCGTGAATGACCTAATACTGGTTTGACATCCGCACTGGCACCTCCATTCAGAGGATCCGTCGTAGATCCCGCACAAAATACTGGGAAAAAAAGCGCTTGGCCGGAGCAGAAAACGGAACCCCTGCAGCAAAATTAGATgcctaatacttctcacagctgagggtttgctacaactGCATCCAGGCTAGACAATCCTCTAAGGTAAAcagccattgtaaaaaaaaaatggtcagcAAGGctataaggctggcttcacacgggtggatttgcgcACGCTGTGAATTtcttctgctgtgtgtgaatagTGTTTGTTAAAGCCCCCATGACTTAAAGAGATTGCACCTACTTCTATTCCTATGAACTAAGCTTACGGACTGAAAGTAACTGAgttcggggatgtaagtgttatacttacctccccatcGTTCCCCCGGTGTGAACACTAAAAGCCCCCGCTGCAGTGCGTTGAGCGCTgcactaagtagtccacccataataaagtgagaatgggcggactactaaGCAGCGCCGCTCAATAAACTGAAcgacgggggaggtaagtataacacttacttccccggactcagcgggtctcCTACTTACAGTCCATAAGCTTAGCTAAAAGTAGGCGACAGATTCCCTGTAAATTATAAAGTACTTTGTTGTGGAAGTTCAATGCAAACTCTGCAGCCAAGATTCTACAATAATTCCACCGTATGTGACCCTGACGGAGCCATCAGTGCACCCGTGAACACCCCTGCCTCCTGGCCTCCGCAGTCAGCTCACCTGTAGCTCCGAAGACCACGACTACCTTCTTCCCGGCCATAGTGCACTGGATATGGGGTGATCAGTGGAAGCAATCCCAAGTACAGATGGGCCTAAATGGATGTCTTGTGTGCCTTCTCTGCCGTTATTACCTGCTTTATAGCCAACCCCTGTGACTCAGCTTGGCAAACAGTTCCCAGGTGCCGGCAGTGAATGCTATCCACATAGGGTGCAGCTATTTTTGAAAGTGGTCCAACCAATCCGAATCTCCATTCTTAAGTCTCCAGTATTTACTGAGGTGCCAAAAAAATGGCTATGAATTGTATAAAAGGTAACTACACCCAAATTACATAACTTCTGTAATCCTTGGATTACTTCCAGTTTACCCGCACAGTGAACTGTGCAGCATATGAATTACAGTAACAGTTTTGTGCTATGGTCATAGTGACAGCTTCATTCTCATGGGCATACATGGAACTTATGGGACCTACTCataccccctctgtggccctgtaTGGCCCCACTAAGAACCAGTGCCCCTCTATGGCCCCACTTAGAACTAGTGCCCCTTTATGCTCCCATTAAGAACTAGCGCCCCTCTATGGCCCTTCTTAGATCTAGTACCACTCCATGACTCCACTCAGAAATAATACCCCTCTATGGCTCTATATAGTAAGCCCTCCATAAAATTACCATATACTTTATTCTTAATATTAAAAAATACCCGAACATACAGAAATAATACACGTACTAAAAAGCACATATAAGGGGCAGTTGGCAATAACAAACAGCACTAATTGCACAATAATTTTACTCACAATTAGATGAATAAAGTAATCACGGTCAGATAGGAAATGTCACAATATTATAGGAGCTAGCAACTCAGAGGTGCATCCAATACCACAGATGGAGTCACAGCAGGTGCATTGGTCATGTGGTAACCAGTATCCCTACAGTGACCACTAAATCGCCCTGCCTAATTGTGGGGAAACCACCCTGAAAAGAGCACCCCCACTCCATGGTGGCTGACGCCTATTACCAACATATAACGCCCTACATACATAACACACTTGTAAACAAATATAGTTCTCAACACGTTTGTGCCATGGTAATGGTGACAGCTTCATTCTCATGGGCGTACATAGAACTCATGTGGCCCTGCTCATGCTCTGTCTGTGAGCCCAGCTAGAATTAGTGCCCCTCTATGGTCCCACTTAGAATTAGTATCCCTCTATGGCCTCACTTAGAATTAGCGTGCCCCTTTATGTCCTCACTTAGAACTAGTGCCCCTCTATGGCCCCACTTAGAACTAGAGCTCCTCTATGGCCCCACTTAGAACTAGAGCTCCTCTATGGCCCCACTTAGGACTAGTGCCCCTCTATGGCCTCACTTATAATTAGCGTCTCCTATAGCCCCACTTATAATTAGTGCCCCTCTATAGCCCCACTTTGAATTAGTGTCCATCTAATGCCCTGCTTAGAACTAGTGCCCCTCTATGGCCCCACTTAGAATTAGTTTCCCTCTATGGCCCCACTTAGAATTAGAGCCCCTCTATGGCCTCACTTAGAATTAGCGTCTCCTATAGCCCCACTTAGAATTAATATTCCTCTATAGCCCCACTTAGAATTAATATCCCTCTATAGCCCCACCTTGAATTAGTGTCCATCTAATGGCCTGCTTAGAACTAGTGCCTCTCTATGGCCCCACTTAGAATTAGTTTCCCTCTATGGCCCCACTTAGAATTAGTGTCCCTCTATGGCCCTGCTTAGAACTAGCATCCCTCTACAGCCCCACTTAGAATTAGTTTCCCTCTATGGCCCCACTTAGAATTAGTGTCCCTCTATGGCCCCACTTAGAACTAGCATCCCTCTACAGCCCCACTTAGAATTAGTGTCCCTCTATGGCACCACTTAGAATTAGTGTCCCTCTACGGCCCTACTTAAAAATAGCATCTCTCTACAGCCCCACTTAGAATTAGTGTCCCTCTATGGCCCCGCTTAGAACTAGTGCCCCTCTATGACCTCGCTTAGAACTAGTCCCCCTCTATggctccactcagtaatagtgcctcttctgTGGCTCCATCTAGAAATAGTGCTCCAATCTGTCCCCCCTGCAGTCAGTAGCAGCCAAATCTTTATTACTCCCATACTACTACCGGACCCCATGTGCTCTGAACTTCGCTGTTGGTCTATGCAGGTGAATGGGTAATGGGCACATTTCTGAGCATCTCCTCAGGCCTCAGTAATGCCAGCAACTGGTCCTCTCCATATCACCAGGTTTCTGTTCACGTCCACCTTTTTTGTAGTTAACCGCGCTATTCTGGCCTGAAAAATTGTCAGAATTTAGTGAAAACCATGACAAATGGAAACTGAAATTTGCGCTCTTGGTCCCGATTTCACTCATTGAAGTCTCAGTTCTGTTCAGGGTTCTGTTTGAAGACAGTTTTCAGCTATTTGGAAGGAACCGCAAGACGGAAAAGCTAAGCGAATACGATAACACCGTGGGGGGATTTATTATTGTAAGATTGGCGCACAGCAGACGCACATTTCAGCACAGGATGCTGCCGTAAATGATACGAGAAAACCAGTCAGGCTCATATGTGATGGAGGTTTCTTTCTTATCATGGATTTTACCGCTTTCAATAAAAGAAGCGATCCGACTCCTCGTTTAGTGTATGCTGGAATCTCTGCACTATACCCAGCACTGCTGGCATCCTGCGGGCACCCGGTGTACAGCGGCACGAGAGCGGATTACCTCATAATCGCTTCCAACTAATAATTACACCTCCAGTTTCGTCGATTTTTCAAGGCAGCATTTTGCCTCTAGTTTTGCTGGCTGCTTCTAGCCCacggatgctccaatcacagtcattcatggaTTGCTCTAGTGGCCACCGGCCTACGTAACCTCGCTGCTGACGCAGCCCActgatgctccaatcacagccattcatggattgctctAGTGGCCACCGGCCTACGTAACCTCGCTGCTGACGCAGCCCActgatgctccaatcacagccattcatggattgctctAGTGGCCACCGGCCCACGTAACCTCGCTGCTGACGCAGCCCACGGatactccaatcacagccattcatggattgctccaatcacagccatttatgggtgaatggctgtgattggggaatccagcgctggctgtgattggctgagcgagctttcactcagccaatcagagcaatctcttgctggagatcCCCATCACTAGCAAGATGCTTTGCCGACTTGACAAGTGCCCAGTAGCCTGCACGAAGGTCCGGAGAGCGGCCCCCGGGAAACCGACGGCACCTGCAAgtggagtattgatttttttcctctCTGGTAGTGTACCTAGGGTGTTTAGGGCTGccaaaaacatggtaccaagttgtgccgcatttttggcattgctgaaactgctgcccattcatttcaatgggcgacgcacgtccgaaaatggccaaagatagaacatgcattgctgtcGAAATGCTGCGCTCTGacccttgtgtgagcagccccattgaactgAATGAGAGTGTGGTACAGCATTTAGCACggcgctgaaaaagcagcgctaaacgctgtacagaaATGTGGTTTGATGTGTTTTATGGAACGTCTAGAACGAAttcattggatttacattgattgctatggaaataattgcctcgagtttcattggttcCACGTTTGGCTGATTGCTTCCGGACGGATCACCAACGacactagaggtttgactgtagttTGTTTTCTTAAATAAAATTGCAGCGCCAATTATTGTTGCGAGGTGGCGACCTAAACAGACGCCTGGGGGCTCTGTCACATGAGCAGATTGTGACTGCATTAGGACCTAGGAAAACGTTGCGGGGGCACAAAGCGTTTTACAGCTCTGGAGCCGGCGGTGACCCAGCGGACTGTCGAGCTGGGCTGTGCATGATGGCATATCTCACGGTCATTGCCATGTGCAGTATGCCCGttgtttttgtttatatttcccgtgccctTTGTGAAGATACCCGCCGCCCATACACAATATAATTGTGTTTCAGCTTGTTGAAAATTAAGCGACTCATGAGGGATTTCtctctcagtataaacaggcagtcaattATCTTGGActacctgttcactgtgaatggaggcaggggggtggaagagatctctgtccgGCTCCATTACCATTCACTGAGCAGTCATTACCCTGCATGACAGCGAGGAGCGATAGTCATCATGTAGAAAAGTACTCTAAGCATTTCCGCAGTGTTGTACTGTTGTACGCACCTCAGCCCATACGTTCTGATAGCAGTGAGCCGGCAGAGATTGCGTACAGCTGCGATTATCACTGTGGGTGTCTGGGGATCTGGCGTCACGAACATGCTCACTGATTTGTTTTTCATATTCTCCGCTCGGTTCAGAGCAAGGCTGCGTATCAAAAAACTGCCCCTTCGCAGTGCCAGCATATGGACAGCGTTTATTGTGCAGCCCTTAAAGGGATGTGTATGACACGCCgacaaatggagcatgcttcgaTTTCTCCTGCTTATGGATATACAGTGCCCACAGGCCGGTGTGCATGGAAGAGTGACAGTCTatagactccattcaccgcgtgttacACCCGGGAAATACGCGTTCGTAATATGCAGTGACaacatgcctgtgtgaatgtgCCCTCAGGGTCATTTTAGACCCTTGTgccgcctgtttatacagcacatACATTGTTGGCGCGTCCAAACAAGAATCGGTCAGCGTTTCCCATTGGCTGTATAAGTGAGATGGACTGACTGAGCGCCGGCTGTATAAGTGAGATGGACTGACTGAGCGCCGGCTGTATAAGTGAGACGGACGGACTGAGCGCCGGCTGTATAAGTGAGATGGACGGACTGAGCGCCGGCTGTATAAGTGAGATGGACGGACCGAGCGCCGGCTGTATAAGTGAGATGGACTGACTGAGCGCCGGTTACACTGAATGTCAAGTAAACGTTGGTTTTTATACCTACATAAAATGACCGAGTGAAAAGCGAACAATTCTCATTCGCTTgtctgaacgattttttgaatgagtCTAAAAGCACCCAACAACTCCCATCCAGACCCGGCTGTGATACTGTCTCTGAACCGTGTATCTGAggttatcatgtgtgatactgtttgtTGTACCCAATCGTATCACCTGATACTAactgttgtatctaatcccaccatgtgtgatactgtctgtagtatctaatcccaccatgtgtgatactgtctgttgtatctaatcccatcatatgtgatactgtctgttgtatctaatcccatcatatgtgatactgtctctgAACCGTGTATCTGAggttatcatgtgtgatactgtctgctgtatctaatcctatcctgtgtgatactgtctgctgtatttaatcccatcatgtgtgatactgtctgttgtatctaatcccatcgtgtgatactgtctctgAACCGTGTATCTGAggttatcatgtgtgatactgtctgtagtatctaatcccatcatatgtgatactgtctgctgtatttaatcccatcatgtgtgatactgtctgttgtatctaatctcatatgtgatactgtctgttgtatctaa
This window encodes:
- the LOC136577063 gene encoding nmrA-like family domain-containing protein 1 produces the protein MAGKKVVVVFGATGAQGGAVADALLADGTFAVRAVTRDTSKPAAVKLKKAGAEVVSADLDDEKSLETALCGAYGAFVVTNAFEGSKKDKEVIQGKLVADLCKRLNLELVVYSGLENVKKITGGKVEVPHFDSKGQVEEYFRHIGCPMTSVRVAFYFENLLQGFKLQKSKDGKTLLLGLPMGDVPLDMISVVDLGPAVVSILKSPACYKGKDIGLSAGKLTVEEYAKIMSSVTKEIIRDAKILPDQYEEEGGVHGMAGMFRFYMMRPNRDVELTHKLNPKVSNFQQWMEKNKEAFKR